A single region of the Lactobacillus isalae genome encodes:
- a CDS encoding ribonuclease J: MSQKIKIMILGGARENGKNMYAVQVEDEIFIMDAGLKYPDSSLLGIDVVIPDLDFFRDYGDKIAGIFLTHGHADSIGALPYILRDYDIPVFGSKLTIELAKIAVQRENRRRKNDLFHVIDADTEIEFKNANVSFFKTTHSIPDSLGIDISTKEGEIVYTGDFKFDPSAKEGYRTDFVRLSEIAQKGVLALLSDSTNAEANFPNDRQTSIEKYIYNIFENYDGRIIAAAKASNIVRVQEIFQAAAATGRHVFLTGRDAGKIVYTAMKLGYLNVPKGLLVHSKDLKKIPDKELVILETGRMGEPLKSLQKMATNRHRMIKIKKGDLVFIATTPSHSVETMVAQTSDMIYRAGGTVKELGRDKHTSGHATGRDLQLLIDTLKPKFLFPVIGEYRLLEIHKDLAIEAGMNKKDIFLPHNGDAYALEKGRFYRTDAVPGEDIMIDGSGVGDVGNIVLRDREVLSDDGVFIAAVTIDRKKKKIISEPRVSTRGFVYIKANHALMNGAADVIKEAVNNNFEHKKFDWTELKQDVRNDVEKYLYKQTGRRPVVLPVVMEVNQNRHRAMARRNNQENNSEKRPTRRNHHKKDLEQKKAKA, translated from the coding sequence ATGTCACAAAAGATTAAGATAATGATCTTGGGTGGCGCACGTGAAAATGGTAAAAACATGTACGCTGTTCAAGTAGAAGACGAAATTTTTATTATGGATGCAGGTTTGAAGTATCCTGATTCATCATTGCTAGGAATCGACGTTGTAATTCCTGACTTGGATTTCTTCCGCGATTATGGCGATAAAATTGCAGGTATCTTTTTAACTCACGGTCACGCTGATTCAATTGGTGCCTTGCCATATATCTTAAGAGACTATGATATTCCAGTCTTTGGTTCAAAGTTAACTATTGAATTAGCTAAGATTGCGGTTCAGCGTGAAAATAGACGTCGTAAAAATGATCTCTTCCACGTTATTGATGCTGATACTGAAATTGAATTTAAGAATGCAAATGTATCTTTCTTTAAGACTACGCACTCAATTCCGGACTCTTTAGGAATTGATATTTCTACTAAAGAAGGAGAAATTGTTTACACTGGTGACTTTAAGTTTGATCCGTCAGCAAAAGAAGGCTACCGAACTGATTTTGTTCGTTTATCTGAAATTGCTCAAAAGGGAGTTTTAGCACTTCTTAGTGATTCAACTAATGCTGAAGCAAACTTTCCAAATGACCGTCAAACTAGCATTGAAAAATACATCTATAATATTTTTGAAAATTATGATGGTCGCATTATTGCTGCAGCTAAGGCATCAAACATTGTCCGCGTTCAAGAAATTTTCCAAGCAGCAGCTGCAACTGGAAGACATGTTTTCTTAACTGGTAGGGATGCTGGCAAAATTGTTTATACTGCAATGAAATTAGGTTACTTAAATGTTCCTAAAGGCCTCCTAGTTCACAGCAAAGATTTAAAGAAGATTCCTGATAAAGAACTAGTTATTTTAGAAACTGGTCGAATGGGCGAGCCTCTTAAGTCGCTTCAAAAAATGGCTACAAACCGCCATCGCATGATTAAGATAAAGAAGGGCGATTTAGTCTTTATTGCTACTACTCCTTCACATTCAGTTGAAACAATGGTGGCTCAAACTAGCGATATGATTTATCGTGCAGGTGGTACTGTTAAGGAACTGGGAAGAGACAAGCATACTAGTGGACACGCAACTGGGCGTGATTTGCAATTGCTAATTGATACTCTTAAGCCTAAATTCTTGTTCCCAGTTATTGGTGAATATCGTTTACTTGAAATTCATAAGGACTTAGCAATTGAAGCCGGCATGAACAAGAAAGATATTTTCTTGCCACATAATGGCGATGCATATGCTCTAGAAAAGGGACGTTTCTATCGTACAGATGCTGTTCCTGGCGAAGATATCATGATTGACGGTTCTGGTGTCGGTGACGTTGGTAATATTGTTTTAAGAGACCGTGAAGTCTTATCTGATGATGGTGTCTTTATTGCTGCGGTTACTATTGATCGAAAGAAAAAGAAGATTATTTCAGAACCACGCGTTTCAACTAGAGGATTTGTTTATATCAAAGCTAACCACGCTTTAATGAATGGCGCAGCTGATGTAATTAAAGAAGCAGTTAACAATAATTTTGAACATAAGAAATTTGATTGGACTGAATTAAAACAAGATGTTCGAAATGATGTTGAAAAGTATCTTTACAAGCAAACAGGACGTCGTCCAGTTGTATTGCCAGTTGTAATGGAAGTTAACCAAAACAGACACCGTGCAATGGCAAGACGCAATAATCAAGAAAATAATTCAGAAAAGCGCCCAACTAGAAGAAATCATCATAAAAAAGATTTAGAACAAAAGAAGGCAAAAGCTTAA
- the rpsO gene encoding 30S ribosomal protein S15, which translates to MAISKEKKDELIKEYARHDGDTGSPEVQIALLTSDINNLNDHLKANKQDHHSYVGLLKKIGHRRNLLRYLKNKDIQRYRELINKLGLRR; encoded by the coding sequence ATGGCTATTTCAAAAGAAAAGAAAGATGAATTAATCAAAGAATACGCACGTCACGATGGCGATACTGGTTCTCCAGAAGTTCAAATTGCACTTTTAACTAGTGATATCAACAACTTGAACGACCACTTAAAGGCTAACAAGCAAGACCACCACTCATACGTTGGTTTGCTTAAGAAGATTGGTCACCGTCGTAACTTACTTCGTTACTTGAAGAACAAGGATATTCAACGTTACCGTGAATTAATCAACAAGTTAGGTTTACGTCGTTAA
- the rpsT gene encoding 30S ribosomal protein S20: MPQIKSAIKRVKTTATANKRNAAELSKLRTAVRKFNEAVENDAKDVLDLEVKAARALDKAASKGLISKNKANRDKSRLSKKAANK; this comes from the coding sequence ATGCCACAAATTAAATCAGCAATTAAACGTGTTAAGACTACTGCTACTGCTAACAAGCGCAACGCTGCTGAATTAAGTAAATTGAGAACTGCTGTAAGAAAATTCAACGAAGCTGTTGAAAATGACGCAAAAGATGTCCTCGATTTAGAAGTTAAAGCTGCACGTGCTTTAGATAAGGCTGCTTCTAAAGGTCTTATTTCTAAGAACAAGGCTAACCGTGATAAGTCACGCTTATCTAAGAAGGCTGCTAACAAGTAA
- the holA gene encoding DNA polymerase III subunit delta, with amino-acid sequence MTLISLFKQTNPKNANLLIQGPDSFFNDYLVRNYLNQKKFSELDQVIVDCLEDGLDELMATLTESSLFSAQKTVVVKNPFFLMAKVPQKYKKQIEKLTKIIEHLADLEDVVVFVANYEKIDRRKKISKFLLEHVNVVETTLKPYEISGVIKAISKEEGYQITNMALQILMQRSDQVLDVSLSNYLKLKNIVGEDKRITETLINENIDRSLSENIFEILTAAFNKNYQEAMQRLDDHLREGASAIQLLAIFESQIEFLTCVKVLQNRRWSKDQITKELKVNPYRVKLAMENKVSLNKLTALLKQAIELDFGYKNGTYRGDEFLKLFLLKI; translated from the coding sequence CTTTCTTTAATGATTATTTGGTGCGTAACTATCTCAATCAAAAGAAGTTTTCTGAGCTTGATCAAGTAATTGTTGATTGCCTTGAAGATGGACTGGATGAATTGATGGCTACGCTGACAGAATCTTCATTGTTTAGTGCTCAAAAAACTGTTGTTGTTAAGAATCCTTTCTTTTTGATGGCTAAAGTCCCACAAAAATATAAGAAACAGATTGAAAAATTGACTAAAATTATCGAACATCTAGCTGATTTAGAAGATGTAGTTGTTTTTGTAGCTAATTATGAAAAGATAGATCGCCGAAAAAAGATTAGTAAGTTCTTGCTTGAACATGTTAATGTCGTTGAAACTACGCTTAAACCTTATGAAATAAGTGGAGTAATTAAGGCAATTAGTAAAGAAGAAGGCTATCAGATCACTAACATGGCACTTCAGATTCTGATGCAGAGAAGTGATCAGGTCCTTGATGTTTCTTTGAGCAACTATTTAAAGTTAAAAAATATTGTTGGTGAAGACAAGAGGATTACTGAGACTTTAATTAACGAAAATATTGATCGCTCTCTTTCGGAAAATATCTTTGAAATATTAACAGCAGCCTTTAATAAAAATTATCAAGAAGCTATGCAGCGTTTAGATGATCATTTAAGGGAAGGAGCGAGTGCGATTCAGTTACTGGCTATTTTTGAATCGCAAATTGAATTTTTGACATGTGTTAAAGTTCTTCAAAATAGACGCTGGAGTAAAGATCAAATTACTAAGGAACTAAAGGTAAATCCATATCGAGTAAAGTTAGCAATGGAGAATAAAGTTTCTTTGAATAAATTAACTGCACTTCTGAAACAGGCAATTGAACTTGATTTTGGATATAAAAATGGAACTTATCGCGGGGATGAGTTCTTGAAACTTTTTTTATTAAAAATTTAG